In Cupriavidus taiwanensis, the following proteins share a genomic window:
- the radA gene encoding DNA repair protein RadA, with protein sequence MAKSKTVYTCTECGGTTPRWAGQCPHCQQWNTLVETVAESAANKRFQPLAASATVRKLAEIEAADVPRFSSGIDEFDRVLGGGLVSGGVVLIGGDPGIGKSTLLLQALANLAGQRRVLYVSGEESGAQIALRAQRLGVESPSLGLLAEIQLEKIQATLEVEKPEVAVIDSIQTLYSEALTSAPGSVAQVRECAAQLTRIAKSSGTTIILVGHVTKEGSLAGPRVLEHIVDTVLYFEGDTHSSHRLIRAFKNRFGAVNELGVFAMTERGLRGISNPSALFLSQHEETVPGSCVLVTQEGTRPLLVEIQALVDTAHVPNPRRLAVGLEQNRLALLLAVLHRHAGIACFDQDVFLNAVGGVKITEPAADLAVLLSIHSSMRNKPLPRGLVVFGEVGLAGEIRPSPRGQERLKEAAKLGFTLAVIPKANAPKQKIDGLEVIAVERIEQAIDRVRHLD encoded by the coding sequence TTGGCCAAGAGCAAGACTGTCTATACCTGTACCGAATGCGGCGGCACCACGCCGCGCTGGGCCGGCCAGTGCCCGCATTGCCAGCAGTGGAACACGCTGGTGGAGACCGTGGCGGAATCCGCCGCGAACAAGCGCTTCCAGCCGCTGGCGGCATCGGCCACGGTGCGCAAGCTGGCCGAGATCGAAGCCGCCGACGTGCCGCGCTTTTCCAGCGGCATCGACGAGTTCGACCGGGTGCTGGGCGGCGGCCTGGTATCGGGCGGCGTGGTGCTGATCGGCGGCGATCCCGGTATCGGCAAGTCGACGCTGCTGCTGCAGGCGCTGGCCAACCTGGCCGGGCAGCGCCGCGTGCTCTATGTCAGCGGCGAGGAATCGGGCGCGCAGATCGCGCTGCGCGCGCAGCGCCTGGGCGTCGAAAGCCCGTCGCTGGGGCTGCTCGCCGAAATCCAGCTGGAGAAGATCCAGGCCACGCTGGAAGTGGAAAAGCCCGAGGTCGCGGTGATCGATTCGATCCAGACGCTGTATTCCGAGGCGCTGACCTCGGCGCCGGGGTCGGTGGCGCAGGTGCGCGAATGCGCGGCGCAGCTCACGCGCATCGCCAAGAGCAGCGGCACCACCATCATCCTGGTCGGCCACGTGACCAAGGAGGGCAGCCTGGCGGGGCCGCGCGTGCTCGAGCATATCGTCGATACGGTGCTGTATTTCGAAGGCGATACCCATTCCTCGCACCGGCTGATCCGCGCCTTCAAGAACCGCTTCGGCGCGGTCAACGAACTGGGCGTGTTCGCCATGACCGAGCGCGGCCTGCGCGGCATCAGCAATCCGTCGGCGCTGTTCCTGTCGCAGCATGAAGAGACCGTGCCGGGCTCGTGCGTGCTGGTGACGCAGGAAGGCACGCGGCCGCTGCTGGTGGAAATCCAGGCGCTGGTCGATACCGCGCACGTGCCCAACCCGCGCCGGCTGGCGGTGGGGCTGGAACAGAACCGGCTGGCCCTGCTGCTGGCGGTGCTGCACCGGCACGCTGGCATTGCCTGTTTTGACCAGGACGTGTTCCTGAACGCGGTGGGCGGCGTGAAGATTACCGAACCCGCGGCGGACCTGGCGGTGCTGCTGTCGATCCACTCGTCGATGCGCAACAAGCCGCTGCCGCGCGGCCTGGTGGTGTTCGGCGAAGTAGGGCTGGCCGGCGAGATCCGCCCCAGCCCGCGCGGGCAGGAGCGCCTGAAGGAGGCCGCCAAGCTGGGCTTTACGCTGGCCGTGATTCCAAAGGCCAATGCGCCCAAGCAAAAGATCGACGGGCTCGAAGTGATCGCGGTGGAGCGCATCGAGCAGGCCATCGACCGCGTGCGCCACCTGGACTGA
- the alr gene encoding alanine racemase, with product MPRPIQAVIHQPALANNLDVIRRKAPDSRVWAVVKANAYGHGIRRVFAALRGADGFGLLDLNEAVLLRDLGWQGPILLLEGFFQPQDIALIEQYRLTTAIHCDEQLRMLESARPKGPLAIQLKLNTGMNRLGFHPAEYRAAWERARAMPCVGSIVHMTHFSDADGPRGIAHQVEAFDVATANLPGEASLSNSAAVLWHPQAHRAWVRPGIILYGASPTGRDADIAGTGLQPAMSLHSELIAVQDLQPGDTVGYGSLFTAERPMRIGVVACGYADGYPRHASGWGEQRAPVLVDGVRTELVGRVSMDMLCVDLTPCPKARVGSPVTLWGQGLPIDEVAQASGTVGYELMCALAPRVPTTVATITASDSAAPAIA from the coding sequence ATGCCAAGACCGATCCAAGCCGTCATCCACCAACCCGCCCTGGCCAACAATCTCGACGTGATCCGCCGCAAGGCGCCTGACTCGCGCGTCTGGGCGGTGGTCAAGGCCAATGCCTACGGCCATGGCATCCGCCGCGTCTTTGCTGCACTGCGTGGTGCCGATGGCTTCGGCCTGCTGGACCTGAATGAGGCCGTGCTGCTGCGCGACCTCGGCTGGCAGGGCCCGATCCTGCTGCTGGAGGGCTTCTTCCAGCCGCAGGACATCGCCCTGATCGAGCAATACCGGCTCACTACCGCGATCCACTGCGACGAGCAGCTGCGCATGCTGGAAAGCGCGCGCCCCAAGGGCCCGCTGGCGATCCAGCTCAAGCTCAACACCGGCATGAACCGGCTCGGCTTCCATCCGGCGGAATACCGCGCCGCCTGGGAGCGCGCGCGCGCCATGCCGTGCGTGGGCAGCATCGTCCACATGACGCATTTCTCCGATGCCGACGGCCCGCGCGGCATCGCCCACCAGGTCGAGGCCTTCGACGTCGCCACCGCCAACCTGCCGGGCGAGGCCAGCCTGTCGAATTCCGCCGCGGTGCTGTGGCATCCGCAGGCGCACCGCGCCTGGGTGCGCCCCGGCATCATCCTGTACGGCGCCTCGCCCACCGGCCGCGATGCCGATATCGCCGGCACCGGGTTGCAGCCGGCGATGTCGCTGCACAGCGAGCTGATCGCGGTGCAGGACCTGCAGCCGGGCGATACCGTCGGCTATGGTTCGCTCTTCACCGCGGAGCGGCCGATGCGCATCGGCGTGGTCGCCTGCGGCTATGCCGACGGCTACCCGCGCCACGCCTCGGGCTGGGGCGAGCAGCGTGCGCCGGTGCTGGTCGACGGCGTGCGCACCGAACTGGTCGGGCGCGTGTCGATGGACATGCTGTGCGTCGACCTGACGCCGTGCCCGAAGGCGCGCGTCGGCAGCCCGGTCACGCTGTGGGGCCAGGGCCTGCCGATCGACGAGGTGGCGCAGGCCAGCGGCACGGTCGGCTACGAGCTGATGTGCGCGCTGGCGCCGCGCGTGCCGACCACGGTGGCGACCATCACCGCATCGGACAGCGCCGCGCCGGCGATCGCCTGA
- the lplT gene encoding lysophospholipid transporter LplT, translating into MKKGFYTIMAAQFFSSLADNALLIAAIALLTELHSPQWMTPLLKLFFVLSYVILAAFVGAFADSMPKGRVMLITNAIKVVGCAIMMFGLHPLLAYGVVGFGAAAYSPAKYGILTELLPPEKLVMANGWIEGLTVGSIILGTVVGGALISVHVSGLLLRLDVPFINTGIDTPAEAAMVVIMLFYVIASLFNLFIPDTGARYPAQEKNPIKLIAEFGDCFLALWRDKLGQISLAVTTLFWGVGATLQFIVLKWAEKSLGLNLSQGALLQAVVAVGVAVGAILAAARIPLRKSLSVLPFGVAMGATVMLMAFYTKDAMPQVTLDVLGLHMPLYMAIAYVFLMLVGAMSGYFVVPMNALLQHRGHVLLSAGHSIAVQNFNENVSVLLMLCLYALLIKLNVPIGVVIIALGLFICVTMALVLKLHKYNVRTFNSLAMIGEDKHH; encoded by the coding sequence ATGAAGAAGGGTTTTTACACCATCATGGCCGCGCAGTTTTTTTCCTCGCTGGCCGACAATGCCTTACTGATCGCCGCCATCGCCCTTCTCACCGAATTGCATTCCCCGCAGTGGATGACCCCGCTGCTCAAGCTGTTCTTCGTTCTCTCCTACGTCATTCTTGCCGCCTTCGTCGGCGCCTTCGCCGACTCGATGCCCAAGGGTCGGGTGATGCTCATCACCAACGCCATCAAGGTGGTCGGCTGCGCCATCATGATGTTCGGGCTGCATCCGCTGCTGGCCTACGGCGTGGTCGGCTTCGGCGCGGCGGCGTATTCGCCCGCCAAGTACGGCATCCTGACCGAGCTGCTGCCGCCCGAAAAGCTGGTGATGGCCAATGGCTGGATCGAGGGCCTGACCGTCGGCTCGATCATCCTGGGCACGGTGGTGGGTGGCGCGCTGATCTCGGTGCATGTGTCCGGGCTGCTGCTGCGCCTGGACGTGCCTTTCATCAATACCGGCATCGACACGCCGGCCGAGGCCGCGATGGTGGTGATCATGCTGTTCTATGTGATCGCTTCGCTGTTCAACCTGTTTATCCCCGACACCGGCGCGCGCTATCCGGCGCAGGAAAAGAACCCGATCAAGCTGATCGCCGAGTTCGGCGACTGCTTCCTGGCGCTGTGGCGCGACAAGCTGGGCCAGATCTCGCTGGCGGTGACCACGCTGTTCTGGGGCGTGGGCGCGACGCTGCAGTTCATCGTGCTGAAATGGGCCGAGAAATCGCTGGGCCTGAATCTGTCCCAGGGCGCGCTGCTGCAGGCCGTGGTGGCGGTGGGCGTGGCCGTGGGCGCAATCCTGGCGGCGGCGCGCATCCCGCTGCGCAAATCGCTGTCGGTGCTTCCGTTCGGCGTGGCGATGGGCGCCACGGTGATGCTGATGGCGTTCTACACCAAGGACGCGATGCCGCAGGTCACGCTCGACGTGCTCGGTTTGCACATGCCGCTGTACATGGCCATCGCCTACGTTTTCCTGATGCTGGTGGGCGCGATGTCGGGCTATTTCGTGGTGCCGATGAACGCGCTGCTGCAGCACCGCGGCCATGTGCTGCTGTCGGCCGGGCACTCGATCGCGGTGCAGAACTTCAATGAGAACGTCTCGGTGCTGCTGATGCTGTGCCTGTACGCGCTGCTGATCAAGCTCAACGTGCCGATCGGCGTGGTCATCATCGCGCTGGGCCTGTTTATCTGCGTGACCATGGCGCTGGTGCTCAAGCTGCACAAGTACAACGTGCGCACCTTCAACTCGCTGGCGATGATCGGCGAGGACAAGCACCACTAG
- a CDS encoding DUF1853 family protein — protein MRELGPDLSLTRGGDGHGPSHAPLWRRAASARARDLAWTTLSPPLLDAVPGAALARWPAGTLEAWQRWLEGADPAALPATIDELADGHAALAADADHDPANRSLRLGRHAERLLHFALRHMQGLSLLAANVPVRRAGRHGVRTLGELDFVWRELDSGAVVHWEMAAKFYLMAAAGGQPPRAQDFVGPNLVDRLGDKLGHIVHRQLPLGHTAEARAALGHTVDRSEVYLLGWLFYRDGQVPAGLEPLGIAPDHLHGWWSTLDAWAGRAAARPGLRWCRLPRTGWLSGALVPEAGTADVGTLHALLAQRFADPRHDHGWRRESPVMLCELEPAGPQAPGWWRECSRGFVVPPGWQERALARTEEPPRAGPQAGQDAA, from the coding sequence GTGCGGGAGCTGGGGCCTGATCTTTCCCTGACCCGCGGCGGCGACGGCCATGGGCCGTCGCACGCGCCGCTGTGGCGCCGTGCCGCGTCGGCGCGCGCGCGCGACCTGGCCTGGACCACGCTGTCGCCGCCGCTGCTGGATGCCGTGCCGGGGGCCGCGCTGGCGCGCTGGCCGGCCGGCACCCTCGAGGCCTGGCAGCGCTGGCTCGAAGGCGCCGATCCGGCCGCGCTGCCCGCCACCATCGACGAACTGGCCGACGGCCACGCCGCGCTTGCCGCCGATGCCGACCACGACCCTGCCAACCGCAGCCTGCGCCTGGGGCGGCATGCCGAACGGCTGCTGCATTTCGCCTTGCGCCATATGCAGGGGCTGTCGCTGCTGGCCGCCAACGTGCCGGTGCGGCGCGCCGGCCGCCACGGCGTGCGCACGCTGGGCGAGCTGGATTTCGTCTGGCGCGAGCTGGACTCGGGCGCGGTGGTGCACTGGGAGATGGCGGCCAAGTTCTACCTGATGGCGGCCGCCGGCGGCCAGCCGCCGCGGGCGCAGGATTTCGTCGGCCCGAACCTGGTCGACCGCCTCGGCGACAAGCTCGGCCATATCGTGCACCGCCAGCTGCCACTCGGGCATACCGCCGAAGCGCGCGCCGCGCTGGGCCATACCGTCGACCGCAGCGAGGTCTACCTGCTGGGCTGGCTGTTCTATCGCGACGGCCAGGTGCCGGCCGGACTGGAGCCGCTGGGGATCGCGCCGGACCACTTGCACGGCTGGTGGTCCACGCTCGATGCCTGGGCCGGGCGCGCGGCTGCGCGCCCTGGCTTGCGCTGGTGCCGCCTGCCACGTACGGGGTGGCTGTCGGGCGCGCTGGTGCCGGAAGCCGGCACGGCGGACGTCGGCACGCTGCACGCGCTGCTGGCGCAGCGCTTTGCCGATCCGCGCCATGACCACGGCTGGCGCCGCGAGTCGCCGGTGATGCTGTGCGAGCTGGAGCCGGCCGGGCCGCAGGCGCCAGGCTGGTGGCGCGAATGCTCGCGCGGGTTCGTGGTGCCGCCGGGATGGCAGGAGCGGGCGCTGGCGCGCACTGAAGAGCCGCCGCGGGCGGGCCCGCAAGCCGGCCAGGACGCCGCCTGA
- a CDS encoding uracil-DNA glycosylase — MSRRAQFLEVLGIPTEWVPRASRAAQAEAQPDLAAQPAAMPAAEAPAAMTAAPVAAAVTHPEAPPAVPLAPPAPDRAAPALVPAGPAPGAAQAEREAAIAAMDWPALEAAVAGCTACGLCQTRTNTVFGVGARQAEWMLVGEAPGENEDLQGEPFVGQAGKLLDNMLGALGLARGRNVFIANVLKCRPPGNRNPEAEEVAQCEPFLRRQIALVRPRVIVVLGRFAAQSLLRTTTPIGKLRGTVHAYEGIPVVVTYHPAYLLRTLTDKARAWEDLCLAREVHDRAGAGA; from the coding sequence ATGAGCCGCCGTGCGCAGTTCCTCGAGGTGCTGGGCATTCCGACCGAATGGGTGCCGCGCGCGTCCCGGGCGGCGCAGGCAGAGGCGCAGCCCGACCTGGCGGCGCAGCCGGCCGCGATGCCGGCAGCCGAGGCGCCCGCGGCAATGACGGCTGCTCCGGTGGCTGCTGCGGTTACGCATCCCGAGGCGCCGCCGGCTGTCCCGTTGGCACCGCCAGCCCCCGATCGAGCCGCGCCGGCGCTGGTTCCCGCCGGGCCGGCGCCCGGCGCTGCGCAAGCGGAACGTGAAGCGGCTATCGCCGCGATGGACTGGCCGGCGCTGGAGGCCGCGGTAGCGGGCTGCACGGCCTGCGGCCTGTGCCAGACCCGTACCAACACCGTGTTCGGCGTGGGCGCGCGCCAGGCCGAATGGATGCTGGTGGGCGAGGCCCCCGGCGAGAACGAAGACCTGCAAGGCGAGCCCTTCGTCGGCCAGGCCGGCAAGCTGCTCGACAATATGCTCGGCGCGCTCGGGCTGGCGCGCGGGCGCAACGTGTTCATCGCCAACGTGCTCAAGTGCCGCCCGCCCGGCAACCGCAATCCCGAAGCGGAAGAGGTGGCGCAGTGCGAGCCCTTCCTGCGCCGGCAGATCGCGCTGGTCAGGCCCCGCGTGATCGTGGTGCTGGGCCGCTTCGCCGCGCAATCGCTGCTGCGCACCACCACGCCGATCGGCAAGCTGCGCGGCACCGTGCATGCGTACGAAGGCATTCCCGTGGTGGTGACCTACCATCCCGCCTACCTGCTGCGCACGCTGACCGACAAGGCGCGCGCCTGGGAAGACCTGTGCCTGGCCCGGGAGGTCCACGACCGTGCGGGAGCTGGGGCCTGA
- the rimI gene encoding ribosomal protein S18-alanine N-acetyltransferase, giving the protein MSAAYPLADRNDWPEVPAMPALPEGWSLGRMSALDLQAVAGIEARAYSHPWTRGNFENSVKSGHLGLTLRDPAGTLVAYAVLMPVVDEMHLLNITVEPQRQRQGLGRLMLAVVLATSHAHRIHTMLLEVRPSNTGAIALYQAAGFAEIGRRKGYYPAPGGKREDALVLRRAWPAQAAANDGTEGRA; this is encoded by the coding sequence GTGAGCGCCGCGTATCCCCTCGCAGACCGCAACGACTGGCCCGAGGTGCCGGCCATGCCGGCGCTGCCCGAGGGCTGGTCGCTGGGCCGCATGAGCGCGCTGGACCTGCAGGCGGTGGCGGGCATCGAGGCGCGCGCCTACAGCCATCCGTGGACGCGCGGCAATTTCGAGAACTCGGTCAAGTCCGGGCATCTCGGGCTGACGCTGCGCGACCCGGCGGGCACGCTGGTGGCCTACGCCGTGCTGATGCCGGTGGTCGATGAAATGCACCTGCTCAACATCACGGTCGAGCCGCAGCGCCAGCGCCAGGGGCTCGGGCGCCTGATGCTCGCGGTGGTGCTGGCGACCTCGCACGCGCACCGCATCCACACCATGCTGCTGGAGGTGCGGCCCTCCAATACCGGCGCGATCGCGCTGTACCAGGCGGCGGGGTTTGCCGAGATCGGACGCCGCAAGGGCTATTACCCGGCACCCGGCGGCAAGCGCGAAGACGCGCTGGTGCTGCGCCGCGCCTGGCCGGCGCAGGCCGCCGCCAACGACGGCACGGAGGGACGGGCATGA
- the tsaB gene encoding tRNA (adenosine(37)-N6)-threonylcarbamoyltransferase complex dimerization subunit type 1 TsaB produces MSWILAVETSTEWCSVALGRAADAGLECLVRHEHTGARSSARVLPAAGELLAEAGIALADCAAIAFGAGPGSFTGLRTACGVAQGLAFGAGLPVVPVNTLMACAERARAATPALPDGTAVLVALDARMDEAYAAAFGWNAGAREWTELTPMQVGAPETVALPDGEFWLAGNASTVFGERLAGLGRAARVLPEAMPHAQPMVALALRALARGETIDADQAMPVYLRDKVAQTIAEREAVAAARAAARPGSAS; encoded by the coding sequence ATGTCCTGGATTCTTGCTGTTGAAACTTCTACGGAGTGGTGCTCGGTCGCGCTCGGACGCGCGGCAGACGCCGGCCTCGAGTGCCTGGTGCGTCATGAGCACACCGGCGCACGCTCGTCGGCGCGCGTGCTGCCGGCCGCCGGCGAATTGCTCGCCGAAGCCGGCATTGCGCTGGCCGATTGCGCGGCCATTGCCTTTGGCGCCGGCCCGGGCTCGTTCACCGGCCTGCGCACCGCCTGCGGCGTGGCACAGGGGCTGGCGTTCGGCGCCGGCCTGCCGGTGGTGCCGGTCAACACCCTGATGGCCTGCGCCGAGCGCGCCCGCGCCGCCACGCCGGCGCTGCCGGACGGCACCGCGGTGCTGGTGGCGCTGGATGCGCGCATGGACGAGGCCTATGCGGCGGCCTTCGGCTGGAACGCGGGCGCGCGGGAGTGGACGGAACTCACGCCGATGCAGGTCGGCGCGCCCGAAACCGTGGCCTTGCCCGACGGCGAATTCTGGCTGGCCGGCAACGCGTCCACGGTGTTTGGCGAACGCCTGGCGGGCCTCGGCCGCGCCGCGCGCGTGCTGCCCGAGGCGATGCCGCATGCGCAGCCGATGGTTGCCCTGGCGCTGCGCGCGCTGGCGCGCGGCGAGACCATCGACGCCGACCAGGCCATGCCGGTCTACCTGCGCGACAAGGTCGCCCAGACCATCGCCGAGCGCGAGGCCGTGGCGGCGGCGCGCGCGGCGGCCCGGCCGGGGAGCGCATCGTGA
- a CDS encoding acyl-CoA-binding protein yields MSDLQARFEQAQIDVKQLSERPSNMSLLRLYALFKQGSEGDAHGDKPGMTDFVGRYKFEAWEALRGTAREQAMEQYIALVEELRSGAAS; encoded by the coding sequence ATGAGCGACCTGCAGGCACGCTTCGAACAGGCCCAGATCGACGTCAAGCAACTGAGCGAGCGCCCCAGCAATATGTCCCTGCTGCGCCTGTACGCGCTGTTCAAGCAAGGCAGCGAGGGCGATGCGCACGGCGACAAGCCAGGCATGACCGATTTCGTCGGCCGCTACAAGTTCGAGGCGTGGGAAGCGCTGCGCGGCACCGCGCGCGAACAGGCGATGGAGCAGTACATCGCGCTGGTGGAAGAACTGCGCAGCGGCGCCGCCAGCTGA
- a CDS encoding DHA2 family efflux MFS transporter permease subunit, whose translation MSEGPATPEGSGQRSDLPTRQSLRERYGERLRWLVLATLMLGTISSIVSSTIVNVAIPDLSRHFVLGQERAQWVAASFMIAMTMSMLLTPWLLNRYGLRRTFLGASLLLGAGGLVGGFSPNYGVMIAMRVAEGIAAGIMQPLPNILILRVFEEREQGKAISMFGFGVVLAPALGPSLGGFLVEAFGWRSIFFVVVPLTLLAVLMARRFMAVDSIMMGERQPLDWRGLGLAGLATVSLLNGVVEMRESVAAGLALTGFGVLMLAAFVMWQLRAAYPLMNMRLYSYRQFAAGAVVAFIYGAGLFGSTYLLPVYMQMALEYTPSRAGLVLFPAGVMLALTIAAAGRFTHRIPPHVQVSFGLALLSLSFLLMALSSRATPYLVLVALAVLGRIGLGCILPSLTLGAMRGVDFTLIAQGSSCINFLRQLGGAIGVSLAGVGLQWRLAEHGALLGQLGDSALQAARIRAFDETFLAVGVVIASAMLAAWRIRPRPAPAA comes from the coding sequence GTGAGCGAGGGCCCCGCCACGCCGGAAGGTTCCGGCCAGCGGTCGGATCTGCCGACCCGGCAGTCGCTGCGCGAGCGCTATGGCGAACGGCTGCGCTGGCTGGTGCTGGCGACGCTGATGCTGGGCACGATCTCGTCGATCGTCTCGTCCACCATCGTCAATGTGGCGATTCCCGACCTGAGCCGGCATTTCGTGCTGGGGCAGGAGCGCGCGCAATGGGTCGCGGCCAGCTTCATGATCGCGATGACCATGTCGATGCTGCTGACCCCCTGGCTGCTGAATCGCTACGGGCTGCGGCGCACCTTCCTGGGCGCGTCGCTGCTGCTGGGCGCGGGCGGGCTGGTGGGCGGTTTCTCGCCCAACTACGGCGTGATGATCGCCATGCGCGTGGCCGAGGGCATCGCCGCGGGCATCATGCAGCCGCTGCCCAATATCCTGATCCTGCGGGTGTTTGAAGAGCGCGAGCAGGGCAAGGCGATCAGCATGTTCGGCTTCGGCGTGGTGCTGGCGCCGGCGCTGGGGCCCAGCCTGGGCGGCTTCCTGGTCGAGGCCTTCGGCTGGCGCTCGATCTTCTTCGTGGTGGTGCCGCTGACGCTGCTGGCGGTGCTGATGGCGCGCCGCTTCATGGCGGTGGACTCGATCATGATGGGCGAGCGCCAGCCGCTGGACTGGCGCGGGCTGGGCCTGGCCGGCCTCGCCACTGTCAGCCTGCTCAACGGCGTGGTCGAGATGCGCGAGAGCGTCGCCGCGGGCCTGGCGCTGACGGGCTTCGGCGTGCTGATGCTGGCGGCCTTCGTGATGTGGCAGCTGCGCGCGGCGTACCCGCTGATGAATATGCGGCTGTACAGCTACCGGCAGTTCGCGGCCGGGGCGGTGGTGGCCTTCATCTATGGCGCGGGCCTGTTTGGCTCGACCTACCTGTTGCCGGTCTATATGCAGATGGCGCTGGAATACACCCCGTCGCGCGCCGGCCTGGTGCTGTTCCCGGCGGGCGTGATGCTGGCGCTGACGATTGCGGCGGCGGGGCGCTTCACGCACCGGATCCCGCCGCATGTGCAGGTGTCGTTCGGGCTGGCGCTGCTGTCGTTGTCGTTCCTGCTGATGGCACTGAGCTCGCGCGCCACGCCCTACCTGGTGCTGGTGGCGCTGGCGGTGCTGGGGCGGATCGGCCTGGGCTGCATCCTGCCATCGCTGACACTGGGCGCGATGCGCGGCGTGGACTTCACGCTGATCGCGCAGGGTTCCAGCTGCATCAACTTCCTGCGGCAACTGGGCGGCGCCATCGGCGTGAGCCTGGCGGGGGTGGGGCTGCAGTGGCGCCTGGCCGAGCATGGCGCACTGCTGGGCCAGCTCGGCGACAGCGCGCTCCAGGCGGCGCGCATCCGCGCCTTCGACGAGACCTTCCTCGCGGTGGGCGTGGTGATCGCCAGCGCGATGCTGGCGGCCTGGCGCATCCGGCCGCGTCCGGCGCCGGCGGCCTGA
- a CDS encoding SRPBCC family protein has translation MRFEHLVEINDPGNPQLEPLTAEQVWQGLVLRAESPELFVLGLDRAEVVGRGDNWIDRVLHFGEASIEDHVVYEPRRLVRYETAATAEHAGGTLTMAIETPGPGALLLRFIYDTTMPAVDASGDDRYAEIVKSAYHAADIDTVRKIREIADTGRLG, from the coding sequence TTGCGTTTTGAGCACTTGGTGGAGATCAATGATCCGGGCAACCCGCAGCTGGAACCGCTGACGGCCGAGCAGGTGTGGCAGGGCCTGGTGCTGCGCGCCGAATCTCCCGAGCTTTTCGTGCTGGGCCTGGACCGCGCCGAAGTGGTGGGCCGTGGCGACAACTGGATCGACCGGGTGCTGCATTTCGGCGAGGCCTCGATCGAGGATCACGTGGTCTACGAGCCGCGCCGTCTGGTGCGCTATGAGACCGCGGCCACCGCCGAGCATGCCGGCGGCACGCTGACCATGGCGATCGAGACCCCGGGTCCGGGCGCGCTGCTGCTGCGCTTTATTTATGACACCACCATGCCGGCCGTCGACGCCAGCGGCGACGACCGCTACGCCGAGATCGTCAAGTCCGCGTACCACGCGGCCGACATCGACACCGTCCGCAAGATCCGCGAGATCGCCGACACCGGGCGGCTCGGGTGA
- a CDS encoding VOC family protein — MELLINIDVDDLARGIDFYAHGLGLRLGRKLFDGSVAEMLGGNAPIYLLAKPAGTRTTTRAATRRDYRRHWTPVHLDFVVADLEQAIERALEAGAEIEDWPQEFAWGRQATLSDPFGHGLCFIEWKGQGYGAVAN, encoded by the coding sequence ATGGAGTTGCTGATCAATATCGATGTCGACGACCTGGCGCGCGGCATCGATTTCTACGCGCATGGATTGGGGCTGCGGCTGGGCCGCAAGCTGTTCGACGGTTCCGTCGCCGAGATGCTGGGCGGCAATGCCCCGATCTACCTGCTCGCCAAGCCCGCGGGCACGCGCACGACCACGCGCGCCGCGACCCGGCGCGACTATCGCCGTCACTGGACCCCGGTTCACCTCGATTTCGTCGTCGCCGACCTCGAGCAGGCCATCGAACGCGCGCTCGAGGCCGGCGCCGAGATCGAGGACTGGCCCCAGGAATTCGCCTGGGGCCGGCAGGCCACGCTGTCGGACCCGTTCGGGCACGGGCTGTGTTTTATCGAATGGAAGGGCCAGGGCTACGGAGCTGTCGCCAACTGA
- a CDS encoding AbrB/MazE/SpoVT family DNA-binding domain-containing protein, producing the protein MKATIRKMGNSQGVLIPKAILAQLGLENEVEMEIVNDTLVLRRPRQAPRQGWAEASRQIAADGDDTLVLGELPNADDAELKW; encoded by the coding sequence ATGAAGGCAACGATCCGCAAGATGGGCAACTCGCAAGGTGTCCTGATTCCCAAGGCAATCCTGGCACAGCTGGGTCTGGAGAATGAAGTGGAAATGGAAATCGTGAATGACACGCTGGTGCTGCGCCGGCCCCGGCAGGCACCGCGGCAAGGCTGGGCCGAAGCCAGCCGGCAGATCGCCGCGGACGGCGACGACACCCTGGTGCTGGGCGAGCTGCCCAACGCCGACGACGCGGAGCTCAAATGGTAG
- a CDS encoding type II toxin-antitoxin system PemK/MazF family toxin, translating to MVARGDVWLVALDPTVGSEIEKTRPCVILSPPEMHDYLRTVTVAPMTTGSRPAPFRIPVTFQRKTGLILLDQLRTVDKSRLVKRAGGLSDRTVADTLRTLRELFAD from the coding sequence ATGGTAGCGCGTGGCGATGTCTGGCTGGTCGCGCTCGATCCCACCGTCGGCAGCGAGATCGAGAAGACGCGCCCCTGCGTCATCCTGTCGCCGCCCGAGATGCATGACTACCTGCGCACGGTAACGGTCGCGCCGATGACCACCGGCAGCCGGCCGGCACCGTTTCGCATACCGGTGACGTTCCAGCGCAAGACCGGCCTGATCCTGCTGGACCAGCTGCGCACCGTCGACAAGTCGCGGCTGGTGAAGCGCGCGGGCGGCCTGAGCGACCGGACCGTGGCAGACACCTTGCGTACCTTGCGCGAATTGTTTGCGGACTGA